From Pseudomonas sp. stari2, a single genomic window includes:
- the fae gene encoding formaldehyde-activating enzyme, whose protein sequence is MKELDLYIGEGFEGPGVNAAHINILIGPRNGPAGLAFANSLASPSQGHCPFMVIAQPNIPVKPMTLYVNKAAISSDLHGNATWGASQAGIAKAVLEALLDGKLPPEAEDEWAIVTANWVNPACDDLDAVYLNNYNACRTAIRAALTGKPETAQLKDVVNHISNPFYTPKA, encoded by the coding sequence ATGAAAGAACTCGACCTGTACATCGGTGAAGGTTTCGAAGGCCCGGGCGTGAACGCCGCGCACATCAACATCCTGATCGGCCCGCGCAATGGCCCGGCGGGGCTGGCGTTTGCCAACAGCCTGGCTTCGCCGAGCCAGGGCCATTGCCCGTTCATGGTGATCGCCCAGCCGAACATTCCGGTCAAGCCGATGACCCTGTACGTCAACAAGGCTGCGATCAGCAGCGACCTGCACGGCAACGCAACGTGGGGCGCTTCCCAGGCCGGTATCGCCAAGGCTGTGCTCGAAGCGCTGCTCGACGGCAAGCTGCCGCCGGAAGCCGAAGACGAGTGGGCCATCGTCACCGCCAACTGGGTCAACCCGGCCTGCGATGACCTCGATGCGGTCTACCTGAACAACTACAACGCCTGCCGCACCGCGATCCGCGCCGCCCTGACCGGCAAGCCGGAAACCGCGCAGCTCAAAGATGTGGTCAACCACATCAGCAACCCTTTCTACACGCCAAAAGCCTGA
- a CDS encoding Rrf2 family transcriptional regulator yields the protein MSLYSAGVEYGIHCLAFLVGSGGDSREASVRDLADLQGVPLDYLAKIFTKLAKGKLVVATGGVRGGFTLARPADEITLLDIVNAIDGPKNIFECRDIRGRCALFDGSPPDWAVDGTCSIHGAMMVAQKRMEEALAQQTILDIARKVGRKAPAEFNRQVENWIQDRRDKKTAGSGIPLTDITD from the coding sequence ATGTCGCTTTACAGTGCGGGCGTCGAGTACGGCATCCATTGCCTGGCATTTCTGGTGGGCAGCGGCGGTGACAGTCGCGAAGCGAGCGTGCGCGACCTGGCGGACCTGCAAGGGGTGCCTCTGGATTACCTGGCGAAGATCTTCACCAAACTGGCCAAGGGCAAACTGGTGGTGGCCACCGGCGGCGTGCGCGGCGGTTTTACCCTGGCGCGCCCGGCGGACGAGATCACCCTGCTCGATATCGTCAACGCCATCGACGGCCCGAAGAACATTTTCGAATGCAGGGATATCCGCGGGCGTTGTGCGCTGTTTGACGGCTCGCCGCCGGATTGGGCCGTGGACGGAACCTGTTCGATCCACGGGGCGATGATGGTTGCGCAGAAGCGCATGGAAGAAGCCCTCGCCCAGCAGACCATTCTCGACATCGCCAGAAAGGTCGGGCGCAAGGCGCCGGCGGAGTTCAACAGGCAGGTGGAAAACTGGATTCAGGACCGTCGCGACAAGAAGACCGCCGGCTCGGGTATCCCGCTCACCGACATCACCGACTGA
- a CDS encoding NAD-dependent succinate-semialdehyde dehydrogenase, with amino-acid sequence MSELIRHGNFIDGQWGQGGATYPVRNPANGELITDVQKAGAEETNLAIEAANRALPAWRKFTAKERSQRLKRWSDLMLANQQDLATLLSREQGKPLAEAKGEVVYAASFLEWFGEEAKRAYGDVVPSHKADARIIVTKEAIGVVAAITPWNFPLAMVTRKVGPALAAGCTMILKPSEETPLSAFALAVLAEQAGIPAGVFNIVSGDAVAIGGALQASSVVRKLSFTGSTRTGKLLMRQAADTLKKVSLELGGNAPFIVFDDADIDAAVKGAMASKFRNTGQTCVCVNRFFIQDGVYEAFTGKLAEAVAAMRVGSALDGETEQGPLINAAALAKVEAHVSDALEKGATLLCGGRRHALGGTFYEPTILTEANGDMLIAQDETFGPVAACFRFKDEAEVLARANDTPFGLSAYFYSRNIGRVWRMAEGLEAGMVGINEGIISTEVAPFGGIKESGLGREGSKYGLDDYLEIKYLLMGGL; translated from the coding sequence ATGAGCGAGTTGATCCGTCACGGCAACTTTATCGACGGTCAGTGGGGCCAGGGCGGCGCCACTTACCCGGTGCGCAACCCGGCCAACGGTGAGTTGATCACCGACGTGCAAAAGGCTGGTGCCGAGGAAACCAACCTCGCTATCGAGGCGGCCAATCGTGCCTTGCCGGCCTGGCGCAAATTCACCGCCAAAGAGCGCAGTCAGCGCCTGAAACGCTGGAGCGATCTGATGCTCGCCAACCAGCAGGATCTGGCGACCCTGCTCAGCCGCGAGCAGGGTAAACCGCTGGCCGAAGCCAAGGGCGAGGTGGTCTACGCCGCGAGTTTTCTCGAGTGGTTCGGTGAAGAAGCCAAGCGTGCCTATGGCGATGTGGTCCCGAGCCACAAGGCCGATGCGCGGATCATCGTGACCAAGGAGGCCATCGGTGTGGTTGCGGCGATCACACCGTGGAACTTCCCGCTGGCGATGGTCACCCGCAAGGTCGGCCCGGCGCTGGCGGCGGGTTGCACGATGATCCTCAAACCGTCGGAAGAAACCCCGCTGTCGGCGTTCGCCCTGGCGGTGCTGGCCGAGCAGGCCGGGATTCCGGCCGGTGTATTCAACATCGTCTCCGGCGACGCGGTGGCCATCGGCGGCGCGCTGCAAGCATCCAGCGTGGTGCGCAAGCTGTCGTTCACCGGCTCGACCCGCACCGGCAAATTGCTGATGCGCCAGGCTGCCGACACCCTTAAAAAGGTCTCGCTGGAACTGGGCGGCAACGCGCCGTTCATTGTCTTCGACGATGCCGACATCGATGCGGCCGTGAAGGGCGCAATGGCCTCGAAATTCCGCAACACCGGGCAGACCTGCGTGTGCGTCAACCGCTTCTTCATTCAGGACGGTGTCTACGAAGCCTTCACCGGCAAACTCGCCGAAGCCGTGGCGGCGATGCGCGTGGGCAGCGCGCTGGACGGCGAGACTGAGCAAGGTCCGCTGATCAATGCCGCTGCGCTGGCCAAGGTTGAAGCCCACGTGAGCGATGCGCTGGAGAAGGGCGCCACGCTGTTGTGCGGCGGCCGTCGTCATGCCTTGGGCGGCACGTTCTACGAGCCGACCATCCTCACCGAAGCCAACGGCGACATGCTGATCGCCCAGGACGAAACCTTCGGCCCGGTGGCCGCGTGCTTCCGTTTCAAGGACGAGGCCGAGGTGCTGGCGCGGGCCAACGATACGCCGTTCGGCTTGTCGGCGTATTTCTACAGCCGCAACATCGGCCGGGTCTGGCGCATGGCCGAAGGGCTGGAGGCCGGGATGGTCGGCATCAACGAAGGGATCATCTCCACGGAGGTGGCGCCGTTCGGTGGCATCAAGGAATCGGGCCTTGGGCGTGAAGGTTCGAAGTACGGTCTGGATGACTATCTGGAGATCAAATACCTGTTGATGGGCGGTCTATAG
- a CDS encoding NAD(P)/FAD-dependent oxidoreductase, with protein MKQHILVIGAGFGGMWTALSATRLVDIHNRDNIDVTVLAPQAELRVRPRFYEPNAHTLAAPLGDLFDAVGVNFIKGAANTIDVSAKTVGYTDANGAAQVFHYDKLVLASGSGLALPDAPGVAEHAFDVDQIEAAIRLENHLKSLADQPASQARNTVVVAGGGFTGIETATEMPARLREVLGDQAEVQVIIVDRGQKVGASMGEAISVSIAEASTELGVEWRLGVSVLSVDENGVTLSDGQRIEAKTVVWTTGVRASSLTEQIPAERDRQGRLHVDAHLKVIGQDDIFATGDVAYAATDDIGNFALMTCQHAISLGRHAGNNVAAQILGVDPTPYSQPKYVTCLDLGAWGAVYTEGWDRQVKLVKEEGKSLKTQINTQWIYPPAADRAIALAAADPMIPVVA; from the coding sequence ATGAAACAGCACATTCTGGTAATCGGCGCAGGTTTCGGTGGCATGTGGACGGCGTTGAGCGCCACACGTCTGGTGGATATTCACAATCGGGACAACATCGACGTCACCGTGCTGGCTCCGCAGGCAGAACTGCGTGTACGTCCGCGTTTCTACGAGCCGAATGCCCACACGTTGGCTGCGCCGCTGGGCGATCTGTTCGACGCGGTGGGTGTCAACTTCATCAAGGGCGCCGCGAACACCATCGACGTGAGCGCCAAGACCGTGGGCTACACCGACGCCAACGGCGCCGCTCAGGTTTTCCATTACGACAAACTGGTGCTGGCTTCCGGCAGTGGTCTGGCTCTGCCGGACGCCCCTGGCGTAGCAGAGCACGCCTTTGACGTTGACCAGATCGAAGCCGCGATTCGCCTGGAAAACCACCTCAAGTCCCTGGCCGATCAGCCCGCCAGCCAGGCGCGCAACACCGTAGTGGTCGCCGGCGGCGGCTTCACCGGGATCGAAACCGCAACCGAGATGCCGGCACGTCTGCGCGAAGTGCTGGGCGATCAGGCTGAGGTTCAAGTGATCATCGTCGACCGTGGGCAGAAAGTCGGCGCGTCCATGGGCGAAGCCATCAGCGTGTCGATTGCCGAAGCGAGCACTGAGTTGGGCGTCGAATGGCGACTGGGTGTGTCGGTGCTGTCCGTCGATGAAAACGGCGTGACCCTGTCGGACGGCCAGCGCATCGAGGCAAAAACCGTGGTCTGGACTACCGGCGTACGCGCCAGCTCCCTGACCGAGCAGATTCCAGCCGAACGTGATCGTCAGGGGCGCCTGCATGTTGATGCACACCTGAAAGTCATCGGTCAGGACGATATCTTCGCCACCGGTGACGTGGCTTATGCGGCCACCGACGATATCGGCAACTTCGCCCTGATGACCTGCCAGCATGCGATTTCCCTCGGCCGACATGCCGGCAACAACGTCGCGGCGCAGATTCTGGGTGTCGACCCGACGCCATACAGTCAGCCGAAATACGTGACCTGCCTCGACCTCGGCGCCTGGGGCGCTGTGTACACAGAAGGCTGGGATCGTCAGGTGAAACTGGTCAAGGAGGAGGGCAAATCGCTCAAGACCCAGATCAACACTCAGTGGATCTACCCGCCGGCCGCTGACCGTGCCATCGCGCTGGCGGCTGCTGATCCGATGATCCCCGTCGTCGCGTAA
- a CDS encoding aldo/keto reductase has protein sequence MQYIRLGNSGLQVSRLCLGTMNMGTPDWKPWIFNEKQSEPIVAHALNNGVNFIDLADFYSAGVGEEVVGRIVKRLARREDLVITTKVGYGTRNAINASGHSRKHIMDSIDASLKRLDMDYVDVFMLHYFDVNTPVEETMGALNDIVRSGKARYIGVSTMLTGQLAKILMACERNGWVKPINMQLQLNCAYREEEREMIPFCRDQGIGVSVFSPLARGLLTGDVQSTRNQTDFFTQQMYSDEASFEIAHSVQRVARARGVSNAQIAQAWVANHPGVDCMLVGADTTAQFDSALAALETKLDAEELHELERNYTPCDVINDYTAGKRILRTARPGNERFTLQGAVA, from the coding sequence ATGCAATACATTCGTTTGGGCAACTCCGGCCTGCAAGTCTCCCGCCTGTGCCTGGGTACCATGAACATGGGCACCCCGGACTGGAAGCCGTGGATCTTCAATGAAAAACAAAGCGAGCCGATCGTCGCCCACGCCCTCAACAACGGTGTGAACTTCATTGACCTGGCGGACTTCTATTCCGCCGGTGTCGGCGAGGAAGTGGTGGGGCGCATTGTCAAGCGTCTGGCCCGTCGCGAAGACCTGGTGATCACCACCAAGGTCGGCTACGGCACCCGCAACGCAATCAATGCCAGCGGCCATTCGCGCAAGCACATCATGGACAGCATCGATGCCTCGCTGAAGCGTCTGGACATGGATTATGTCGATGTGTTCATGCTGCATTATTTCGATGTGAACACCCCGGTCGAAGAAACCATGGGCGCACTGAACGACATCGTGCGTTCCGGCAAGGCGCGTTACATCGGCGTCTCGACCATGCTCACCGGTCAACTGGCGAAAATCCTCATGGCCTGCGAGCGCAACGGTTGGGTCAAGCCGATCAACATGCAGCTGCAACTGAACTGCGCTTACCGCGAAGAAGAGCGCGAGATGATTCCGTTCTGCCGCGATCAGGGCATCGGCGTGTCGGTGTTCAGTCCGCTGGCCCGTGGTCTGTTGACCGGTGACGTGCAATCGACCCGCAACCAGACCGACTTCTTCACCCAGCAGATGTACAGCGACGAAGCCTCTTTCGAAATCGCTCATTCGGTGCAGCGCGTGGCCCGTGCCCGTGGCGTGTCGAACGCGCAGATCGCTCAGGCCTGGGTCGCCAATCATCCGGGCGTGGACTGCATGCTGGTCGGCGCCGACACCACGGCGCAGTTCGACAGCGCACTGGCGGCGTTGGAAACAAAACTCGATGCGGAAGAGCTGCACGAGCTGGAACGCAACTACACCCCGTGCGATGTGATCAACGATTACACCGCCGGCAAACGCATCCTGCGCACGGCCCGTCCGGGGAATGAGCGCTTCACGTTGCAGGGGGCGGTGGCATGA